Genomic window (Cydia pomonella isolate Wapato2018A unplaced genomic scaffold, ilCydPomo1 PGA_scaffold_135, whole genome shotgun sequence):
atattttttgcGTACACCTTCCACTACTTAATGTGATGCTAAGCAGTGCATCACATTATGGGCTATTCGAGATGGATGACGCCATATATTATGAGAAGATTATTAGGTAAGTAATATAACTACGAGTATACTACCTATTGTATTTATGTCAAGTGTGAGTAATCGTTATGTTAtgtaatatatatctatatcttaaaaagcgtttcaactatctttcctcggtccgctgtgcggagatgcatctccttgctccaccaccttcatcatcaaaattttatagcaactctttttcttttcgtgctgttcggttgtggaatgctttgccattagacattagacgtgctaaatcccttcccgttttcaaaaatcttttgaagactcactacctttcgctgccttaacttgcctttatttatgagtgtataatatataatgtatgtatgtatatatgtatttattttattagtatgtaggtatgtattatattgtttgcgtcttcattttgttgaattatatgtatatcggcactacccgttcaatgttgtaagttcatagtttcctgctacccaaaggttgtctggaagagaccgcctgttgttacctaacttttacgtgttttttcatttcctgtctatttttaaatgtatggtgcacaataaagaatatttacttacttacttaatattaacaaaaaatattatatctcgTCGTGTGCAGTCTGGAGTGTCTGGACCGCCGCCATCAGAGCGCTCTCTGCTGGCTGATAGCCGTTACGAGTATCTTATCAGTCGCCTTTATCAGTATTTAGTCGTATTATTTGATGCGCGCTCGTTGCTGTGCCTAAATATAACCATACGGGTAAATAACCAGTGATAATGTGCACTTCATTTCAACATAATATTGtgcttaatttaaaatataagataGGGTTACATATTTTTTCATCTCACCTGCTCGAATAAGaatttatttcatgcaggtatactgaaggacaaaggcatatATTGTTTCAGCGGGAGTTATagatagtgaaaaaaaaaactataattcccTAGGAGTTATAAccttttttaattgtgtcactaattgATACGAACGAAATAAGAACCAATTAGGCAtatatgagttttacttttaatgccgacgttgataatttattttattgtttaaaaaaaatgtttaatttgattattttaataaccgtCTTAAACATgtttacagaattttcaatcggggctgaatgccggataggtctgtgcatttgatgtctaacctgtcaaggaatgacaatatggcggacgaatgtttgaaatgtcaccgtatttaagaatgatttcgcttaaaatttagttttttcttcgcaagtgtgatgcaAAAACATTGtctgtaactccgggggtaagaatttTTTATCCGGGGGTAAATAAATCACttgccccccctcgttgcacaatgtactggTCGGCTAGTCTAACTTGTGATCcgtttagtttaaaattaaaacttagcAAAGATTGCAAAATCCAAGTTATCCGCTGTAAGTTTGTAACTGAGAGAAACTAACAAACAATTTTcacatataatattaaataggtaccacataaaaaaatacgttatgcatataaaaaaatagaacacatgtctTATTGGGTTTGCGAATTTAATACAGGCGCGTCGCGCGTAATAGTACTGGCGGGGACCGTATGGTCTActacgtcatctgatacaagGATAATCCCCATGGCAATTATTCATAAAAGTGATGCAAAGTTtggaaaaaatagttaaaaaaatgagAATTGGCCGAAAGCAcgatttttttcgtatttttcagTATCACTTCCGGTTACAAAAAAAAGTGCAATttacgtcatctgatacaaaAATGAGTCTGGTATAGTGAAGTAGGCTCCTCTGCCGGTTACTATATGGCCGTAAGTGCGTCTGCCGGGCATTTAAAGATACCAAAAAGTGTGGAATTTATGTCATCTGATACATAGATGACACTGGTGGCAGCAGATAGGAACACGAGTTTTTTCTGAACCTATGCTCTGAAAAAACTCGTCTACCAGCTCCCAAATGGCCGAAAGTGCACTTAAAGGTACGAAAAAAAAGTAGAATttacgtcatctgatacaaaGATGAGACTTGTGGCAACATATAGCAATATCTATGTAGATTCAGAAAATACTCGTATGCCAGCTATTAATAGGCCGAAAGTGCGTCTGCCGGGCATTTAAAGGATTGGACGGAACTGATTGCTTAAATTGGGGATGTCCGTACCTTCAAAGTGCCCGGCAGACTGACTTCCAGCCATTTGGGAGCTAGCAGACGATTGTTTTCTGAACCTACATATAAATTGCTATCGGTCTCATGtttgtatcagatgacgtaaATTCCATTCTTTTTGGTACCTTTAAAGTGCCCGGCAGACAAACTTACGGCCATATAGGTACTGGCAAACGAGTGGTTTCTGAAGCTACATATAAATTCCTATCTGTTGCTTTCCCATCTTTGTATCTAatgacgtaatttttttttttttacaactagAATTGGTCCTTTTTTCCGTGCTTTCAGccaattctaatattttttactattttgtttgaaaaatagCATCACTTTTATGAATTGGGCCATGGGGCTTATCCTTGTATCAGATGATGTAGTAGATCATACGGTCCCCGCCCGTACTATATCCACGAAAACAATCTGCCATTTTCCCCAAAATAGCAGTGATGCGTCACTGGTACGGTAGTACCACCAACAACACGCTTTTGATTGATCTTCGGTGGACCCtattgtacttacaataaggTTGACGAATCGTCAATTCACATTGTAGCCGCTAAATAGTATAAGTACATCCATGATACATCAATCGGTAATGTTAGCGTGGCTCGAGGAAACCTACTTTAATAATTATTGAGTGTTAGTTCAGTTAACCGATTACAGATGAGTAATTAATGTATTGTTTCCCGTGGTGTTTGGGGAGAGATAGCGTCGCCGCGAGTGGTGGGAGCGGCGCCGGTGGCGGTGGCGCGTAGTCCGCGTTTGTTTATCGCTGCGCTGCCACACTTTTATAATTGTTCTGTGATATTGAAATAGTTTAATAGTAAATACGTACTGCGAAAGTGTTTTGTTGTGTAGAGTTGCAGGTGGAGGAGCGCGAAGGGTGTGGCGGTGACGCCACCGGCGCGCCCCGTGGCGAGGCGCGCCGCCCTTACACTTGATGAGCTATATGACCTCTGCAGGTAAAGACCAGTGCTCtgtataactatttataatatgacAACAGTGTCACATGCAGTTCCGTAGAACTGTAAATAGCGAAGTGTATTTATTCACAGTATGCGGAGGTGTAGtgtgttatttatattatttgagtCCCCTGCATCGTACAGCTGGTTAGTTTTATAAAGTTTTCAACTGAAGCAACTTCGATCGATTCAAGATTCGTCTGTATGTGCTAATACTCGTAATGTACACTTGTACATTCTTTTACTATAGTAAAAGTCCATTCTAggatacaaatatttataatgtataacGACTAAAGTGGAATCTTTGTCAAAGGGAAAACGCGCACTAAAATAGGTACGGAATTTACAATACTTAATGTACAATCCTGTTAACTACAAAACGGCTAAAAGCTTATCTATATTCTCGTGCAACGCAGCCAGGGCTACGTGTTGTCAAAGAGTCATTCACAATTTCATGTGCTATATATTTGTCGTTAATAATGATCCCAAACATTAAGTAAACCAATGCCCATCATTTTTGCGGATACAGTTTTGGTCATTTTTCACTTTTTTCGGGAACAAAGTATAGATAGACAACTTTGTTGCTGTCTGTTGGACCGTGCATAAATCAAAACGCAGACAGGAACTGTCTCAGCCACAATTGGTTTAGAAGGTTTAACATGTACACATTATGCATTCATTTGTTTTCTCGTCACGTTAAAATTAGGTAGTGCGGATTCCGAGCATGTTTTAGGGTTCTGCTGAGACTGGAAAAATCATCAGCATTATGTTTTGAGCGTTTGGATTTTTCTCATCGTACTTAACAatgcctatttatttaattaagaatcTATTCCTATTCCTATTCCAGGCAAACCTTCACCGTCATCAGCCTACGCGTGCTGCAGCATGCGGTGGTGGCGCGCACGGCTCGTGCCCTTCGGGGCGCTGCTTGCGCTTGCCTCTCTACTGCTGCTGCTGCCACTGCAGGACCCGTCCCCGCCGGCCCTGCCCCGCACCACGCTCGTGCCAGTTATGGCGCCGCTTCACGTCCAAGCGCACGAACCGTCGAGTCCCGTGAACGAAGCGCGACCGACCCTGCCCCCCGAGTGGACAAGCGACAAGGACGACGAAGTGCTTCCGGCGGGCGCGGTGCGCACGCGCGACCGCTACGTGCCGGGCCACACGCGCTCGCACGCCGAGCTGTgcccggcgcgcggcgcgggcacgCGGCTCGTCGTCCTCGTGCCGTCCGCGCCAGTGTACTTCCGACAGCGCGAGGCCGTGCGTCTCACGTGGGGTCACGCGGCGCGTCGCACCGACATCACGCTAGCTTTCATGCTGGGCGCGCCGCCGGCCGCCCTGCGCGCCGCCGTCGACGCCGAGGACACTCTCTACGGCGACATCGTCGAGGGCCACTACGTGGACAACTACAAGAATCTCACACTCAAAACCCTGTCGATGTTGGAGTGGTTCGTCACGTATTGCCCGCTAGCGGCGCGGCTGCTGAAAGCCGACGACGACATGTTCATCAACGTGGACGGAGTGCTGCGGTTCGCGGAGGCGCCGGCGCGCAGTCGCGCCACGCGCACCGTGTGGGGCAAAGTGTGGCGCAATGGGCGGCCGGCGCGCAACGCCAGCTCCAAGTTCTTCGTGCCCGCGGAGGAGTTCCCGGGGGCGACGTACCCTCCGTACGCCAACGGGCCGGCGTACCTGGTGTCGGGCGACGCGGCGGGCCCGCTACTGCGCGCAGCGCTGGGCGCGCGCTGGCTGCGTATGGAGGACGTGCTAGTGACGGGCGttgcggcggcgcgcgcgcgggtGCTGCGCGCCGACGCGCCGGCGTTTCTGCGGCGGCGCTCAGCCCTGGCGCACGCGTGCGAGCTACGCGCGGCGCTGGCCGTTCACCAGGTGTCCTACGCCGACCAGTTCGACCTCTGGCGCAAGCTGCACGACCCCCATGTCAAGTGCCCTCCTTagctattgattttaaaatattgttttgcaATATAAGGCTCGTGCATACTGGGAATTTTAAAATCTGGCTTCTCTGGTCTGGCCTTGgtatttaaactatttaaagGGTGAAAAATCCAATGGACGTGAGAATTCAGTAAAGATaaatgtagtagtagtaaaacactttattctacaaaaagaaacataaaacaggaaagaacacacatcatttgtacaaaggcgaacttatcccttacAGGGATcacttccagttaacctttgagcaattgaggaagactTGGAGAACggtaaacatcaaaattgtactaaacggaaaaaaacggaattatttaatttactaaaagataggtaaacctataagtcatataacctacaatatataaatgggatatgaaataaaacaaatatgtaaatagtcatatacagttataatatataatacatatatatacaaaactACCTAACCGCACACATCTTTTTGATTAAGTTCGGTCCTAAGccacaacttttttaaattcgcctttaGCGATGCGACCGATTGTCACTGTCGAAGAGAAGTCGGTAAGGAATTCCATAATTGAACAGAGTACACAGTAAAAGACTTGTCATAGGCTCGGTGTTTGTGAGGCGGGGTAGCCAGAGAGGGATTTGCGCTGGAACGGAGCCGGTGCCCGCTGCCTTCTGCTAAAAATTTTAATCTCTCCGAGAGATAAGGGGGAGAAGAAGGAGAGAATAGGACGTAATGAAATGTACTCAaatctttaaattttaaaaatacggATCTGCTTATAATGTCTGTAAAACAACTAAACAGAGCTCCGCAAGTTCTTGTAATTAAAGGCTTCCTAGTTAAGGTATGGCTGTGTAATGTGTATATAGTTAAAAGATAGTCAAGTTACTCGTACTACAGACGGACTATATGTAGTTAAATCGATTAGAATtgagtaaaattaaatacttaggtTAAATACATTATACTCAAACACGGTTACATAATATCACCGCAAGTGCCATAGCTACAAACTACAATAATGTAAAGTAAGAACGTAAGAacttatgtaaaatgtataattctgctccgtaatacttttaactgcttcctttttcatacttatagctggcatttattatatatataagatgtattttaatatatgtatttatatatcttttttatttttatttatatttgtatatgatatattgttttgttttgtgtttattctgtgctagacttcttttattgcatctggaacacctactgacataactttttttttttattccgctatctaaaggttgtctggaagagatcgctttttagcgataagaccgcctgttgtttacctcttctttatgtgttgtattatttgtactctttctgtattgaggtgtccaataaagagtatttgtattgtatggtattgtattgtaattatgtacaattaaatttaatgaaaagatgtttaaattaatttatgttcagtatagtttatattatatatatataatccgATTAACTTACATAGACATATATTGACTTCCATAgaaatgtatatgtattattGTTTTGCTCATTGTTATCtgtaaataattagttttaggtAATAATTATGACGATGTacaatcaatacaaataaaatctattctattatattctattctatataaatcccaacaaaaacataaatgtgaaatgagagccaagttcaatatttaaattatgtgtcgttgttgactcgccgacaaaacAATTGAGATCCATAtaggtgccaagttctgtgctgtgtagaaaatcctgaaattataaaggatctAACTTGGGTAGTTTTTactaacaaaccaaattttagaacAGTAACTTAGACGAATATAATATAGCCTAGACGTAAAAAGAAGCCAAGACAAaccctttataatttcaggcgCTTAGGTCATTTATGCCATTtatgtcattttgaacatcttacatattttgttttaacaaaacgacaaaaaatatttctatcaaacctgctcacaatctagagaatcggttgagaaa
Coding sequences:
- the LOC133533227 gene encoding beta-1,3-galactosyltransferase 5-like isoform X2, which encodes MSYMTSAGKPSPSSAYACCSMRWWRARLVPFGALLALASLLLLLPLQDPSPPALPRTTLVPVMAPLHVQAHEPSSPVNEARPTLPPEWTSDKDDEVLPAGAVRTRDRYVPGHTRSHAELCPARGAGTRLVVLVPSAPVYFRQREAVRLTWGHAARRTDITLAFMLGAPPAALRAAVDAEDTLYGDIVEGHYVDNYKNLTLKTLSMLEWFVTYCPLAARLLKADDDMFINVDGVLRFAEAPARSRATRTVWGKVWRNGRPARNASSKFFVPAEEFPGATYPPYANGPAYLVSGDAAGPLLRAALGARWLRMEDVLVTGVAAARARVLRADAPAFLRRRSALAHACELRAALAVHQVSYADQFDLWRKLHDPHVKCPP
- the LOC133533227 gene encoding beta-1,3-galactosyltransferase 5-like isoform X1, encoding MQFRRTVNSEVYLFTVCGGVVCYLYYLSPLHRTAGKPSPSSAYACCSMRWWRARLVPFGALLALASLLLLLPLQDPSPPALPRTTLVPVMAPLHVQAHEPSSPVNEARPTLPPEWTSDKDDEVLPAGAVRTRDRYVPGHTRSHAELCPARGAGTRLVVLVPSAPVYFRQREAVRLTWGHAARRTDITLAFMLGAPPAALRAAVDAEDTLYGDIVEGHYVDNYKNLTLKTLSMLEWFVTYCPLAARLLKADDDMFINVDGVLRFAEAPARSRATRTVWGKVWRNGRPARNASSKFFVPAEEFPGATYPPYANGPAYLVSGDAAGPLLRAALGARWLRMEDVLVTGVAAARARVLRADAPAFLRRRSALAHACELRAALAVHQVSYADQFDLWRKLHDPHVKCPP